In the Purpureocillium takamizusanense chromosome 5, complete sequence genome, one interval contains:
- a CDS encoding uncharacterized protein (TransMembrane:7 (o14-35i47-73o93-112i133-153o181-204i216-236o248-268i)~EggNog:ENOG503P4XW), translating into MVSQNISRTTDEHGLVACLCVAIVFVVLRTGARWYKIRTIPLEMEDVFMYLAIASFAITAALYLATIPTFFNVMAITAGQMQPYPSLPNDLKVMLREFFVVQLFFWLTLWAVKWSLLFMFKRLTDGLPLYNKIWWAVLVFSILTFIGCCVSNFTSCSSMHAWFTAGECATPRDARAKEISLWFSLGADLATDLLIMAVPIRVLWNLKISLVEKISIGLVFVVGILTMVTAIIRSVSLESSTSSGQVSTTWLMLVCKLMNIYHAVAPIVKHMY; encoded by the exons ATGGTGTCTCAGAACATCTCCCGCACGACGGATGAG CATGGTCTTGTAGCATGTCTTTGCGTCGCGATCGTGTTCGTGGTCCTACGGACTGGCGCGCGATGGTACAAGATCCGCACGATCCCTCTAGAGATGGAGGATGTCTTCATGTACCTCGCCATCGCATCTttcgccatcaccgccgcaCTGTACCTCGCCACGATCCCGACCTTCTTCAACGTCATGGCGATAACGGCGGGGCAGATGCAGCCGTACCCCAGTCTACCGAATGACTTGAAGGTCATGTTGAGAGAGTTTTTCGTCGTCCAGCTATTCTTCTGGTTGACGTTGTGGGCGGTCAAATGGAGCTTGCTGTTCATGTTCAAGAGACTCACGGACGGACTGCCGCTATACAACAAGATCTGGTGGGCGGTGCTCGTCTTCTCGATCCTGACGTTCATCGGATGCTGCGTGAGCAACTTCACCAGCTGCTCTTCCATGCATGCCTGGTTCACGGCTGGGGAGTGCGCAACACCCCGGGATGCTAGAGCAAAGGAGATCAGTCTGTGGTTCAGCCTGGGTGCAGATTTGGCGACAGACCTATTGA TTATGGCTGTGCCCATCCGGGTGCTCTGGAACTTGAAGATATCTCTCGTCGAAAAGATCAGCATCGGCCTTGTCTTCGTTGTTGGCATCCTTACCATGGTCACTGCCATCATACGCAGTGTCTCCTTGGAGTCGAGCACAAGCTCAGGTCAAGTCAGCACAACATGGCTCATGCTGGTATGTAAATTAATGAATATCTATCACGCCGTTGCGCCGATTGTCAAGCACATGTACTGA
- a CDS encoding uncharacterized protein (COG:S~EggNog:ENOG503NYG9~SECRETED:SignalP(1-16~SECRETED:cutsite=AAA-VP~SECRETED:prob=0.3603)) — MRFLALIAPLIGLAAAVPAAAPDADKPSKVKIRGVSLLGSGCPPGSADVQVDATGTLFEATFSQYEVQTGPGTKAIDWRRNCKLTLNMEFNSGFQFSILDTDMIGFAEIPKGAKGQCTNVFSFTGSPNNQVTYAINLPGKWSGPFDLRSRAGIESWSPCGGSTAILNMNTACNLSPTHLPALIAVDHISGKLKVKFAVKWRHCRK; from the exons AtgcgcttcctcgccctcatcgctcCCCTtatcggcctcgccgccgccgtgcccgccgctgcgcccgACGCTGATAAGCCCAGCAAGGTCAAGATCCGCGGCGTGAGCctgctcggcagcggctgccctcccggcagcgccgacgtccAGGTCGACGCGACCGGCACCCTCTTCGAGGCGACCTTCTCGCAGTACGAGGTGCAGACTGGTCCGGGCACCAAGGCCATCGACTGGCGCAGAAACTGCAAGCTCACGCTCAACATGGAGTTTAACTCTGGTTTCCA GTTCTCTATCCTTGACACCGACATGATCGGCTTTGCGGAGATCCCCAAGGGCGCCAAGGGCCAGTGCACCAACGTCTTCTCGTTCACCGGCAGCCCCAACAACCAGGTCACCTATGCCATCAACCTCCCGGGCAAGTGGAGCGGCCCCTTCGACCTCCGCTCCCGCGCGGGCATCGAGTCGTGGTctccctgcggcggcagcactgCGATCCTCAACATGAACACTGCCTGCAACCTCAGCCCCACCCACCTTCCCGCCCTCATTGCT GTCGACCACATCagcggcaagctcaaggtcAAGTTCGCCGTCAAGTGGCGCCACTGCCGCAAGTAA
- a CDS encoding uncharacterized protein (SECRETED:SignalP(1-19~SECRETED:cutsite=ARA-TF~SECRETED:prob=0.6413)~COG:C~EggNog:ENOG503NVX6) — protein MRLLSLALPVLLRLGFARATFTLNQVEDQISSYLDQNETIAERSLSQIGCSVACGFLSFTLPKRLSYPDTPNYEFEESRYWSQQQALTRPSCRFSPASAEEVSLAVLTLRLTQCKFAVKSGGHAAFSGASNIKDGLTIDLINLNKIVLSADQKQTSVGAGNVWYDVFKYLTPKGLTVIGGRVSAIGVGGLTLGGGISFFSARYGWACDNVNNFQVVLADGSIRDVSYSSSYSDLYWALRGGGNNFGIVTRFDLATYPQGDLWAGAKTFLYTNETAAAVNNAFYYLAVNGPSDPYAQTIVAYAYAQAQGVFVIATDLQYGKPVANPPIFQNFTSIPGAIADTLRVTDLPGLTIEFNNTNPGGFRQSYWTYTVGNDPDLMAEMVAAYMDEVNKIKDAPGLVPSAVYQPITTGMTSHFSKNGGNPLGLAGKGPFNVVNIAISWSNAADDARVLAAGKNIVDRAVAAARARGLDQPFLYQNYASQQQNVFASYGSDNLARLRAISSKYDPAKVWQKLQPGYFKLG, from the exons ATGCGCCTCCTCAGTCTTGCCCTGCCTGTCCTGCTGAGGCTGGGCTTCGCCCGCGCAACCTTTACCCTAAACCAGGTCGAAGATCAGATCTCGTCATATTTGGACCAAAACGAGACGATCGCAGAGCGGTCTCTTTCGCAGATTGGCTGCTCGGTTGCC TGTGGCTTCCTCTCATTCACCCTGCCAAAGAGGCTCTCATACCCTGACACGCCAAACTACGAGTTCGAGGAGTCGAGGTATtggtcgcagcagcaggcgctcaCGAGACCGTCGTGCCGCTTTTCCCCGGCCTCGGCAGAGGAGGTGTCTCTCGCCGTCTTGACCCTGCGCCTCACCCAGTGCAAGTTTGCCGTTaagagcggcggccatgctgcCTTCTCCGGCGCCTCCAACATCAAAGACGGATTGACCATTGACCTGATCAACCTCAACAAGATTGTCCTCTCGGCCGACCAGAAGCAGACGTCTGTGGGCGCCGGCAACGTCTGGTACGACGTGTTCAAGTACCTCACGCCCAAGGGTCTGACTGTCATCGGAGGGAGAGTCTCGGCcattggcgtcggcggcttgaCGCTGGGCGGAGGCATCTCCTTTTTCTCTGCCCGGTATGGATGGGCGTGCGACAACGTCAACAACTTCCAG GTCGTGCTCGCAGATGGATCCATTCGCGATGTCAGCTACTCATCCTCCTACTCGGACCTGTACTGGGCTCTTCGCGGAGGCGGCAACAACTTCGGCATCGTGACGCGCTTCGACCTCGCCACCTACCCGCAGGGCGACCTTTGGGCAGGCGCAAAGACCTTCCTCTACACCAAcgagacggccgccgccgtgaacAACGCGTTCTACTATCTTGCTGTCAACGGCCCGTCCGATCCTTATGCGCAGACCATCGTCGCGTACGCGTACGCCCAGGCGCAGGGCGTGTTTGTTATTGCCACGGATCTCCAATACGGCAAGCCCGTTGCGAACCCGCCCATCTTCCAAAACTTCACGTCGATCCCCGGCGCCATTGCCGACACTCTTCGCGTGACCGACCTTCCCGGCCTGACGATTGAGTTCAACAACACCAACCCTGGCGGCTTTCG ACAATCGTACTGGACTTACACGGTGGGCAATGATCCCGATCTGATGGCAGAGATGGTCGCTGCCTACATGGACGAGGTCAACAAGATCAAGGACGCTCCAGGGCTCGTCCCTTCAGCCGTGTACCAGCCCATCACCACGGGCATGACTTCCCACTTTTCGAAGAATGGCGGAAACCCGCTTGGGCTCGCTGGCAAAGGTCCCTTCAACG TCGTCAACATTGCCATCTCCTGGTCcaatgccgccgacgacgctcgcgTCCTCGCTGCGGGAAAGAACATAGTCGATAGGGCCGTTGCCGCGGCCAGGGCTCGGGGCCTGGACCAGCCGTTCCTGTACCAGAACTacgcctcgcagcagcaaaaTGTCTTCGCTTCTTACGGGAGCGACAACCTCGCTAGGCTGAGAGCCATTAGTTCCAAGTACGACCCTGCCAAGGTGTGGCAGAAGCTGCAGCCGGGATACTTTAAGCTCGGCTAA
- a CDS encoding uncharacterized protein (EggNog:ENOG503NVVP~COG:S), whose translation MASPAVPNPPSPQAVMAHIRRLGDADPDFRFMALNDLLQLLNNSKPDFLHHDYNIAARAVDSVIKTLDDQNSEVQNLAIKCLGPLVGKVPATILPPMIDKLSSLKLKNAVDNTVPSLALRSVVTALPRPVPGLPVTADVKHAYEAIHRVLIPRLIGPGSKTQVPDTTLDLPTVPTGLLQDEDSINGEAVDVLIDLVRCFGPLLQSVEVEATVQVVMQLLESTKGTSVVKKRAVVAISMLAVYVTDDQLEDVIQRLTSGLSHASTSAVTRKLYIAILGSMARSIPTRFGPHISMTARFVLQALSESELEQHMEKMSDGEDLGQDFNEIRESALVALEAFLASCPQEMRQFTDETIASIVRYVKYDPNYAVDDDEDMEVDGDDEDADDDDDFEEDDGFEDDDDDASWKVRRCAVKAMYTLIATRGSGDLLDNGVLYGHAAPLLIKRIDEREENVRLEVISALSLLIRKTGEGLHMTDLSLDETEAEPVGHMPLSRKRRRQSSGGSASASRFMATPGLTSPVLEKVPPTGPRADLSRLIPSIVKAGTKQLKAKTVPTRQYIINMFDDLVSVQRGGLSDYFEDIIGPVTDEARSGSPVNVSSSLASAGGSSSATPSTLRIAALRLISDICKTHSSSVLQPHLSKIVAAVTAAVHDRFYKISSDALRAAEEVVKTITPPRSRNAGVKYKAELEKLFEVILDRGAANDADAEVRQRAIHALGVLVSRTSSPEGSELLSDEKRKVALEVLRDRLKNETTRLAAVRAIDNVAAFAVTAGQLDKDWMQSVALELSSQLRKANRSLRGSSVVALKHLVLSKAAQGQLEPSTIQGVVTALMPAVTNSDTHLLGPALLILASMVQTNSTLVVTDDMVAALCQLLKSHFASIVLDQLLELMDRVGQSGTAQQLMRGLLNEVSVLGDPSVVGKVIGTLLVTGDKSTGVSLDSFISELQTSAQTGDDARVSLALAVLGEAGFRLGAKSPLKPDLFLAQFHAEPDKVSLAAAIALGRAGSGNVSQFLPIILKTMQQGGNTQYLLIQSIKEVLQSIPVQSTDLRDYAIAIWNQLLMASENADNRVVCAECAGRLVILDPSIFMPKLETLLKDKSPGIRGMAVQAVRYTLPESDEAFDAMLKGTLINMLLVMLQDSDMEIRRLAMSTLNSAAHNKPDLILPHLGELVPFVLSESVIKPELIKEVLLGPFKHLVDDGLEVRKSAYETLYALMETAFTRMNNIDFYDRVVAGLRDDNDIRQLCNLMVTKLIVIDPDETARRLDSIAEAYRGVLSVKLKENAVKQDIEKQEEANKSVLRVTLLLGDKMKAMTGNAGAATSNAGGAGVWTLYWEWVNKEFEKQLKGLREETKELQTRMV comes from the exons ATGGCATCTCCAGCAGTACCCaatccgccgtcgccccagGCGGTCATGGCTCACATCCGCAGACTGGGCGACGCGGACCCCGACTTCCGGTTCATGGCATTGAACGACTTGCTGCAGCTCCTAAACAACTCCAAGCCCGACTTCCTGCACCACGACTACAACATCGCAGCTCGGGCTGTTGATAGTGTCATTAAGACGCTCGATGACCAGAACAGCGAGGTCCAGAACTTGGCCATCAAGTG TCTAGGTCCGCTTGTGGGCAAGGTGCCCGCGACGATTCTCCCGCCCATGATTGACAAGCTGTCATCTTTGAAGCTTAAGAATGCTGTCGATAACACAGTCCCGTCTCTGGCTCTTCGTTCCGTTGTGACGGCCCTTCCCCGCCCCGTCCCGGGGTTGCCGGTCACGGCCGACGTCAAACATGCATACGAGGCCATCCATCGCGTCCTGATTCCGCGTCTCATCGGCCCTGGCTCCAAGACGCAGGTCCCAGACACCACTCTGGATCTCCCCACTGTCCCCACAGGGCTCTTGCAAGACGAGGACAGCATCAACGGGGAGGCGGTTGACGTCCTGATAGATCTGGTGCGCTGCTTTGGCCCTCTACTTCAATCTGTTGAAGTGGAAGCCACCGTTCAGGTGGTTATGCAGCTTCTGGAAAGCACCAAAGGCACCTCTGTTGTCAAGAAGCGGGCTGTGGTCGCCATATCCATGCTTGCAGTATATGTGACAGATGACCAGCTTGAGGATGTTATCCAACGTCTTACCTCGGGGCTCTCGCACGCCAGCACCAGTGCGGTGACGCGGAAACTATACATTGCTATTCTCGGCAGCATGGCTAGGTCGATTCCTACCCGATTTGGGCCTCACATTTCCATGACGGCGCGCTTCGTGCTGCAGGCACTGTCCGAAAGCGAGCTGGAGCAGCACATGGAGAAGATGAGCGACGGAGAAGACCTAGGGCAGGACTTCAACGAGATTCGCGAGTCCGCTCTTGTAGCTCTCGAGGCATTTTTGGCATCCTGCCCTCAGGAAATGCGGCAATTCACCGACGAAACAATCGCTTCCATTGTGCGATATGTCAAGTACGATCCCAACTACGcggtcgatgatgatgaagacaTGGAggtggatggcgacgatgaagatgccgacgacgacgacgactttgaagaagatgatgggtttgaagacgacgacgacgacgcgagcTGGAAAGTGCGAAGATGtgccgtcaaggccatgTATACACTGATCGCGACTCGCGGGAGCGGAGATCTCCTCGACAACGGCGTGCTCTACGGCCACGCCGCACCGCTCCTTATCAAGCGCATCGACGAGCGGGAAGAGAATGTTCGTCTGGAAGTCATTTCCGCCCTCTCGCTCCTAATTCGCAAGACGGGCGAAGGCCTCCATATGACAGACCTTTCTTTGGACGAAACGGAAGCTGAGCCTGTTGGTCACATGCCACTCAGCCGTAAGAGAAGGAGGCaaagcagcggcggcagcgcgagcgcgtcgagatTCATGGCCACGCCTGGGTTGACATCGCCAGTGCTGGAAAAGGTCCCCCCCACCGGCCCCCGCGCCGATTTGTCCCGCCTCATTCCCAGCATTGTCAAGGCCGGAACAAAGCAACTCAAGGCTAAGACGGTGCCAACGCGGCAATACATCATCAATATGTTCGACGACCTGGTATCAGTCCAACGAGGCGGCCTTTCTGACTACTTTGAGGATATCATTGGTCCCGTCACCGACGAAGCCAGGTCCGGCAGCCCCGTCAACGTTTCGTCGTCGCTTGCCTCGGCTGGTGGATCCTCGTCCGCGACTCCGAGCACGTTGCGTATTGCAGCGCTGAGACTGATCAGCGACATCTGCAAGACGCACTCTTCGTCAGTCCTACAGCCACATCTGTCCAAGATTGTCGCAGCTGTTACGGCAGCAGTTCATGATCGGTTCTACAAGATTTCGAGCGACGCGcttcgcgccgccgaggaagtTGTTAAGACCATCACCCCTCCGCGCTCGCGAAATGCTGGCGTCAAGTACAAGGCagagctggagaagctgttCGAGGTTATTCTGGaccggggcgccgccaacgatgCCGATGCAGAAGTTCGACAGCGGGCAATCCACGCGCTCGGTGTGCTTGTATCTCGGACATCTTCGCCAGAAGGGTCCGAACTCCTGTCAGACGAGAAGCGCAAAGTGGCATTGGAAGTGCTCCGTGATCGACTTAAGAATGAGACGACTCGACTCGCTGCCGTGCGCGCGATAGACAATGTCGCTGCTTTTGCCGTCACGGCTGGCCAGCTCGACAAGGACTGGATGCAAAGCGTGGCTTTGGAGCTTTCTTCACAGCTGCGCAAAGCCAATCGGTCTCTTCGCGGCTCGAGCGTCGTGGCACTCAAGCACCTGGTCCTGTCCAAGGCCGCGCAGGGCCAACTCGAGCCTTCCACCATTCAAGGAGTAGTCACTGCGCTGATGCCCGCTGTTACCAACAGCGACACGCACCTGCTCGGCCCGGCACTGCTCATACTAGCCAGCATGGTACAGACCAATTCTACCCTGGTCGTCACGGACGAcatggtcgccgccctctgcCAGCTTCTCAAGTCTCACTTCGCTAGCATCGTGCTGGaccagctccttgagctcATGGATCGGGTCGGACAGAGTGGCACCGCCCAGCAGCTGATGCGCGGTCTTCTCAACGAGGTTAGTGTCCTCGGAGATCCATCTGTCGTCGGCAAGGTAATAGGCACGCTTCTGGTGACTGGTGACAAATCCACGGGCGTGTCTCTGGATAGCTTCATCTCCGAGCTGCAAACTAGTGCTCAGACTGGCGATGATGCTCGGGTcagcctcgcgctcgccgtgctTGGAGAGGCAGGTTTCCGCCTCGGCGCGAAGTCGCCGCTGAAGCCAGATCTATTTCTTGCCCAGTTTCATGCCGAACCGGACAAGGTGTccctcgctgccgccatcgcACTTGGACGAGCTGGGTCCGGCAACGTCTCTCAATTCCTCCCGATTATTCTTAAGACGAtgcagcagggcggcaacACGCAGTATCTGCTCATCCAATCCATCAAAGAGGTTCTGCAGTCTATCCCTGTGCAGTCGACCGACCTGCGTGACTATGCCATTGCCATCTGGAACCAGCTCCTGATGGCCTCGGAGAACGCGGACAACCGGGTGGTGTGCGCTGAATGCGCTGGCCGGCTTGTGATTCTTGACCCCAGTATCTTCATGCCAAAACTTGAG AccctgctcaaggacaagtCTCCCGGAATTCGAGGCATGGCCGTGCAGGCCGTCCGTTACACTCTTCCAGAGAGCGATGAGGCATTCGACGCAATGCTCAAAGGAACACTAATCAACATGCTGCTTGTCATGCTGCAAGATTCGGATATGGAAATCCGGCGGCTGGCCATGTCGACGCTCAACTCAGCCGCACACAACAAGCCTGACCTGATCCTGCCCCATCTGGGCGAGCTGGTGCCGTTCGTGCTCAGCGAGTCAGTCATCAAGCCAGAACTAATCAAGGAAGTGCTTCTGGGTCCCTTCAAGCACCTAGTGGATGACGGGCTGGAAGTCCGCAAG AGCGCATACGAGACCCTTTATGCATTGATGGAGACGGCATTCACCCGCATGAATAATATTGATTTTTATGACCGGGTAGTTGCGGGGTTGAGGGATGACAACGATATTCGCCAGCTGTGTAACCTCATGGTCACAAagctcatcgtcatcgaccCCGACGAAACGGCACGCAGGCTCGACTCGATTGCCGAGGCGTACCGTGGCGTTCTCTCGGTCAAGCTGAAGGAGAACGCCGTCAAGCAAGACATTGAGAAGCAGGAAGAGGCCAACAAGAGCGTGCTCCGCGTGACACTCTTGCTGGGTGATAAAATGAAGGCCATGACTGGAAATGCGGGCGCGGCCACAtccaacgccggcggcgccggcgtgtgGACGCTGTACTGGGAATGGGTCAACAAGGAGTTCGAAAAGCAGCTCAAAGGGCTGCGAGAGGAGACGAAAGAGCTTCAGACGAGGATGGTTTGA
- a CDS encoding uncharacterized protein (COG:S~EggNog:ENOG503P2GJ), whose amino-acid sequence MYENLGGTIYGNVAAVSWGAPRIDLFGVGIGNECWHQWYDGDSWQRWTSLGGLFVGDISAVSWATDRIDLVGRGVDSHIYHNSWNGEYWSGWYNIGGVAIGSPKVVSWGPQRLDVFIRGPDNSVFHKGWDVSHLYLSDQNWYNLSGVALDDIQAVSTMPNRLDIFIRGPRNEVLHRSFDGIRWWSWRNLGGATAARPDVVTWDNKHIAVAIQGTDNAVYLREFNGREWTKDWRSINGLLTGAPALHPRSGENQTVVFARGRYSELVVYE is encoded by the coding sequence ATGTACGAAAATCTTGGAGGCACCATATACGGCAACGTGGCAGCCGTGTCATGGGGCGCGCCGCGCATTGACCTCTTCGGGGTAGGAATAGGCAACGAATGCTGGCACCAGTGGTATGATGGCGACTCCTGGCAGCGCTGGACATCGCTCGGGGGGCTCTTTGTTGGAGACATATCGGCCGTCTCCTGGGCTACCGACAGGATTGATTTagtcggccgaggcgtcgaTAGCCACATCTACCACAACTCGTGGAATGGAGAGTACTGGAGCGGCTGGTACAACATTGGCGGTGTTGCCATCGGCAGCCCTAAGGTAGTTAGTTGGGGGCCGCAGAGACTCGACGTCTTCATTCGCGGACCCGACAACTCCGTCTTCCACAAGGGGTGGGACGTTTCTCACCTATACCTGTCTGATCAGAATTGGTACAACctcagcggcgtcgccctggaCGACATCCAAGCGGTCTCCACGATGCCCAACCGACTAGACATCTTCATCCGAGGGCCAAGGAACGAGGTCCTACATAGGAGCTTTGATGGGATCCGATGGTGGTCATGGCGCAACTTGGGCGGAGCTACGGCTGCGAGACCAGACGTAGTGACGTGGGACAACAAGCACATAGCCGTGGCTATACAAGGAACCGACAACGCGGTCTACCTGAGGGAGTTTAACGGGCGGGAGTGGACAAAGGACTGGCGGTCCATCAATGGGCTCCTGACGGGTGCGCCAGCGCTTCATCCGCGAAGCGGTGAGAACCAAACGGTCGTCTTCGCAAGGGGAAGGTATTCTGAGCTTGTTGTGTACGAGTAG